One genomic region from Candidatus Mesenet endosymbiont of Agriotes lineatus encodes:
- a CDS encoding ankyrin repeat domain-containing protein yields the protein MFCKSIDGKMIGSEKKFKILIRQLFEAVHSNNIEEVVRILGLGMNVNVQDNLGQTPIFLAALYNNLSMVEKLAELGADLEVKDNLGYTMSSRIMSKDNLTKKTFKNKRLAIIKTLIKYGVKLTTYSRGALPIHRAIKERCNLNIVKTLLTEDTANAKDIFGQAPLHIAVWCNRINIVNLLIKYEHTDINQEDDKKNTPLMLAAYQNFSDIERLLSTHKAKHEASKEMNPLPSTVMSKKMESKNKSTHSFNYDSYGSQIKYQTLENKTHVAPFRPILFNSESRHNILFNLPRFNIFEASHLRMLDVGSPGSSISDASQHSTSAVLGSPSPSISGLMIDQFKRSLNIDLSSSPGSYTISTKKRKFNHILSYDRFH from the coding sequence ATGTTTTGTAAATCAATTGATGGAAAAATGATTGGCTCAGAAAAAAAGTTTAAAATATTAATAAGACAGCTCTTTGAAGCAGTACATAGTAATAATATAGAAGAAGTGGTGAGAATATTAGGTTTGGGCATGAATGTTAATGTACAAGATAATCTTGGGCAAACTCCCATTTTTTTAGCTGCTTTGTATAATAACTTGTCAATGGTTGAAAAGCTAGCTGAACTTGGCGCTGATCTTGAGGTAAAAGATAACCTTGGATATACAATGTCAAGTAGGATAATGTCAAAAGATAATCTGACTAAAAAAACGTTTAAAAATAAACGATTAGCCATAATAAAAACATTGATAAAATATGGAGTAAAACTTACTACTTATAGTAGGGGCGCCCTTCCAATCCACAGAGCAATTAAAGAAAGGTGTAATTTAAATATAGTAAAAACATTACTTACAGAAGATACTGCCAATGCAAAAGATATTTTTGGACAGGCACCACTGCATATAGCAGTATGGTGTAATCGAATAAACATAGTAAATCTACTAATAAAATATGAACACACTGATATTAACCAAGAAGATGACAAAAAAAATACCCCATTGATGCTGGCAGCTTATCAGAATTTTAGTGATATAGAAAGACTATTATCAACTCATAAAGCTAAACATGAAGCATCAAAAGAGATGAATCCACTGCCATCAACTGTTATGTCCAAGAAGATGGAATCTAAAAATAAGTCAACACACTCATTTAATTATGATTCATATGGCAGCCAAATAAAATATCAAACATTAGAAAATAAAACACATGTGGCTCCTTTTAGACCTATTCTTTTTAATTCAGAATCTAGACACAATATACTCTTTAACTTACCTAGATTTAACATTTTCGAAGCATCTCACCTTAGAATGTTAGATGTAGGTTCACCTGGATCTAGCATCTCTGACGCATCTCAACACAGCACATCAGCAGTTTTAGGTTCACCATCACCCAGCATTTCTGGGTTAATGATAGACCAATTTAAAAGATCATTAAACATAGATTTATCTAGCTCACCTGGATCATATACTATAAGTACCAAGAAGAGAAAATTTAACCATATACTTTCCTATGATCGCTTTCATTAA
- a CDS encoding ankyrin repeat domain-containing protein — protein sequence MIGSNETLATLERKLFEEVRSNNIKGVIEILGLGLDINAQNHLGLTPIFLATLHNNLSMVKKLAKLGADLETKDKLGDTVLSKVLSRQYPRNIQNIPKEKRLPTVKILIELGAKLTTRTCGSLPIHVAIKERLGLNIVAMLLTRDTINEQDIQRRTPLYLAISLGQSNIVKFLLQHEQIDVNINIEKDYEEDTPLMLAAKKQYVEIVILLLLCGAIPSQMFLQLRILGPMQLLIQSIKCILSQSVSSDAHPYCKYLFILYKEYKENQWFRIPFKPIIFINSISKLCSPKPSEEHQRKTLSAITNRSAISRLYRTSFISSPGPKIHEELRRRMLDATTPRSVISEPPRPCSITSVSTSSPGPSTPELLTLNESSVSSFESISSDLSQFSISETSLFTKSYIASTRSSFSDSSSLSASSLTPSGSYAVGTKRKKSDHMFSSQ from the coding sequence ATGATTGGCTCGAATGAAACATTAGCAACATTAGAAAGAAAGCTCTTTGAAGAAGTGCGTAGTAATAATATAAAAGGGGTAATTGAGATATTAGGTTTAGGTCTTGATATTAATGCACAAAATCACTTAGGACTAACACCTATTTTCTTAGCAACTTTACACAACAATCTATCAATGGTTAAAAAGTTGGCTAAACTTGGTGCTGATCTTGAGACAAAGGATAAGCTAGGAGATACAGTTCTAAGCAAGGTGTTATCAAGACAATACCCAAGAAATATACAAAACATACCAAAAGAAAAACGATTGCCCACAGTTAAAATTCTAATAGAATTGGGCGCAAAACTTACAACTCGTACCTGTGGTTCTTTGCCTATTCATGTAGCAATCAAAGAAAGGCTGGGTTTAAATATAGTAGCAATGCTGCTAACAAGAGATACTATTAATGAACAAGATATTCAGAGACGCACACCATTATACTTAGCAATATCATTAGGACAATCTAATATAGTAAAATTTTTGTTACAACATGAACAAATCGATGTTAACATTAACATAGAGAAAGATTACGAAGAAGATACTCCATTGATGTTAGCCGCTAAAAAACAGTATGTAGAGATAGTAATACTGTTGTTACTTTGTGGTGCTATTCCAAGTCAAATGTTCCTTCAACTTAGAATTTTAGGGCCAATGCAATTACTAATACAAAGTATTAAGTGTATATTATCCCAAAGTGTATCCTCAGATGCTCACCCTTACTGTAAATATCTATTCATATTATATAAGGAATATAAGGAAAATCAATGGTTTAGAATTCCTTTTAAACCTATTATTTTTATTAATTCAATCTCTAAATTATGTTCACCCAAACCTTCTGAAGAGCATCAGCGTAAAACATTAAGCGCTATCACAAATAGATCTGCCATTTCTAGATTATATAGAACATCGTTTATAAGTTCTCCTGGACCTAAAATACATGAAGAGCTTCGTCGTAGAATGTTAGATGCAACTACACCTAGATCTGTCATTTCTGAACCACCTAGACCATGTTCTATAACTTCTGTTTCTACAAGCTCTCCTGGACCTAGTACTCCCGAACTACTTACACTGAATGAATCGAGTGTAAGCTCATTTGAATCTATCTCTTCTGATTTATCACAATTTAGCATTTCTGAAACATCTCTATTCACAAAGTCATATATAGCTTCAACTAGATCTAGCTTTTCTGATTCTTCAAGTCTAAGCGCAAGTTCACTCACTCCATCTGGATCATACGCAGTAGGTACTAAAAGGAAAAAATCTGATCACATGTTTAGTTCTCAATAG